The Alphaproteobacteria bacterium DNA segment TGTCTTTGACGCTCTATGCCCCTTTCCTCTACTTTAGGGGCGAAACTCAACCTCAGCTACTGTCTCAACGTGGGGCCAGCACCCCGAGCGACTCGATGAATGCGCCTCGTGTCCCCGTCAGTGCGACTCTGCCGAGATGTCGAAATGGTCGAAACATTGCCTGCTTGTGCTGCTTGCTGCACTGCGCATTGTTCCCGCTTAAAACGCTCAGCCGCTCTTTGACGGCGTTCCACTTGATCCTTGAGAGCTTTTGCCGCATCGGCGATGACGTTTTTCTTCTGTTCTTCGGTCAGAAGGTGATTGTCTCGAACGATCAGGCCAAAGCCGCGGCACATTATTCGCTGCTTTTGTATATTTGAGTCATCGTAGCAGCGACCTAGGAACAACTCCTTCAATTCCACCATCTTATCTGCCCGTCTTTGTGCCAGAGACTTTTCATGAGCCTTCTCTGCTTCTTGCTTGGCCCGATTCTGCTGGACCTCGACTCCTTGAACTTCTCGAAAGATGGGAACAATGCTCTTATGGGTGAATTCAATGATCCGTGCACTCGCTTGGGATTGATTTCTGTCCATTTTTCCCGCCGCGTTTCGTGTCACATAACGAGCACGGAAGGCGTCCATGACGGTCTGCAGCACATTTTCAGCCGCAGGGACACCCAGTGTTTGCTGATATATTTGGACCACATGTCGCAGACCATTCCCCATCATGCGATCAAGCTGATTCATTCCATCGCCGCCTTGCCGGATCGCCTGTTCCGTCTTTCGCTCGTACAAATCCACGAAAGCCTCGGGGCTAAGCTTGAGGGTTTCCTGCGCCTGCCTGAGATTTTCTTGCTCATGGGCGGCGTCGATCTGGACGATCATCGCCTTGGACGATGATTTATTCTGATAGGTCAAGCGGTCGATGCGGTGCGCGAAACGCTCCTTCATGCTTGGGTCCAAGACCATGGCATCGCGTACGCAAGCGGCCACATCATTATAAACGCCCCTTCGAATATCCAGCGATGTCCGGCCCGGTCCTTTGGCGCGTGCTCGTTCCAAATAGGCCAACGAGCCATGCACCATCTGCTCGATCATCTCCACGCCCTTTTCGGGGCGGCCCAACATGGTCGCTGCACCCATGGCGCGTCCCAAAGTCCGGCGCATATCTTTCTTATGCGCGCGCAATGCGACTCGGGCCAAGCGGTCGCTGTGCGGGAAGATGTCCGATATCCCCACCAAAACTCGTGTCATCAAGTTCATGGTCGCTTGCTCCTTAATGCTCCGACATTTCTGCCGCTAATGTGGCAGAAATGGAAGATATTGTGAACACATACACGCATATACCATTATGCGCTGGAATCACCCCCGCTAAGAATAGCGGCATTTTATGTATGAATCGTAATTATTTTTATTTGCATGGGCGTATTGGAGATGATGTTAAGCGTCCATTCGTTTCTATAACTTGTCTCTACGCGCTTCCTCTATCGCCTTGCTCAAAGGCGTGCTGGGGCCTTTATGAATTGGCACGTTGGTGACTTTGGGCTGCGGGATGGGGCGGTCTAGGTCAATATGCAGCAGGCCGTTATCCAATGTGGCCTCGGCGATCAGAATACCCTCGGCCAGCATAAAACAGCGTTGGAAGGGCCGTGCGGCGATGCCTCGGTGCAGATAGACGCGATCTTCCGGACATTCGGGGTGCTTGCCGCGGATGATCAGCTGATTATCCTCGGCCTGAACGCATAAATCATCCAGCGAGAACCCCGCCACGGCCAAGGTGATGCGCAACCGCGTTTCGCTGAGTTGTTCGATGTTATAGGGCGGATAGCCATCGCTGGCCTTGGCCACGCGCTCGAGACTGCGTTCGAGGTGATCAAAGCCAAGCAGAAAGGGGCTGCTGAATAAAGAAATGCGTGTGGACATGGTTTCCTTCGGATTCTTGGTCAAGGGCTGTTTTTTGAAGATCATCGTCAGCCTAGGGCAAAATGCAGTAGGCCGAGGCTTGGCGTCAAGGGGCTGTATGTCCGGTGCGTTGCTTGCCAGATGGGACAAGAGGGGTTAATGAAGAAAGGGAACAATCCTCGTCCCTTTTGCAGGGATGAGCGGTATCGCTTTCATCAAGCAAAGGAGCCAAAGTCATGACCATCAAGATCGGTGACCGAATCCCCTCGACCATATTGAAATGCCTCACGGAAGACGGATTACAAGATGTCCGCACCGAAGAGCTGTTTGAGGGTAAGACAGTGCTGTTCGGGGTTCCTGGTGCATTCACGCCGACTTGCTCGGCCAAGCATCTGCCCGGCTACATCATTAAGACGGATGAATTCCGTGCCAAGGGCGTCCGCGCGATCATGTGCTTGTCGGTGAACGATCCCTTTGTGATGCAAGCCTGGGCCAAGAGCGCCCAAGCGGACGATAAGATCACCATGCTGGCCGATGGCAACGGCACTTTGACCAAGGCGTTGGGGCTGGAGATGGACGGGACGCCCTATGGCCTTGGCATCCGTTGCCAACGTTTTGCCCTGGTCGCTCAAGATGGAGTGGTTACCCAATTGGCGATCGAACAACCAGGCGGCTTTGAAGTCTCAAGCGCCGAGGCGGTATTGAAGCTGGTGGGATAACTTTCTCTAAGTCAGGTCACTCAACGAAAAAGGCCGGTCCTGCGTGGGCCGGCCTTTTGGTTATCTTGGTGGAGCCGAGGAGGATCGAACTCCCGACCTCTACAGTGCGATTGTAGCGCTCTCCCAGCTGAGCTACGGCCCCACGGGCCACAGCGGAAACGTGTTCTCTCCGCTGCGACCGTATTGTACTGACCCAGATTAACGCGAATAGAACTCGATGACCAGATTGGGCTCCATACGCACGGGATAGGGGACCTCGTCCATGGCGGGGGCGCGCACGAAGCTGCCTTTGCCCTTTTCGCCGTCCACCTGGATATAGGCGGGCACGTCGCGTTCAGAGGACTTCAGAGCTTCCATGACAAAGGCGAATTGCTTGGCCTTGCCGCTGATCTCGATCTGATCGCCTTCGCGCAGGCGATAGCTGGGCACCGTGACGCGGCGACCATTGACCCGCACATGACCGTGATTCACGAACTGGCGCGCGGCGAAGACCGTCGCCACGAACTTCATGCGATAGATCACCGCATCCAAACGCCGCTCCAACAGCTGCAGCAACAATTCGGCGGTGTCGCCGCGCAAACGCTCGGCCTCTTGATAGATTTTGCGGAATTGCTTTTCGCCGATATTGCCGTAATAGCCCTTTAACCGCTGCTTGGCCATCAACTGAATGCCGTAATCGGTGGGCTTGCCACGGCGCTGCGTGTGCTGGCCGGGACGATATTCGCGCTTATTGACTGGACTGCGCGCACGGCCCCAGATATTCGCGCCTTGGCGTCGGTCGATCTTGTACTTTGAGTGTAAGCGTTTGCTCATGAGCTGCTATTCCTGATTTTATGTTGTCCCGATAGTCCGACCCGGCGACACCGGCGGCGTGACCTCTATCCTGATTGAGATAGACGCCCACATTCTCGGGAATGACGGTTTCTAGCCGAAAACAACCCGATCCGTCAATTCTTACGCTCGACCACGAAGCTGGCCACCTGCTCCAACCCCTTGGCGCGACCGTCGAATATGGCCAGATGTTCAATGGCTTGTTGCGATAGCATATGGGCCTGCTCGCGCGCGCGCTCGATTCCCAGGATCGAGACGAATGTGGCCTTGCCGGCGGCGGCGTCGCGCTGAACGGATTTTCCAGTCTCTTCCTCGCTGCCTTCGGCGTCCAGCAGATCGTCGGCGATTTGGAAGGCCAGGCCCAGATCATGCGCATAAGCGCGCAAGGCATGCTCATAGGGCGACGAGGCGCGGCCCAGTATGGCTCCGGCCTCGCAAGAGACGGCGATCATCTCGCCCGTCTTCATGCGCTGTAGGCGGGTCACCTCGCCAATATCGAATGTGGTTTTCTCGGCGATCAGGTCCACCATCTGCCCGCCGACCATGCCGTTCATGCCCGCCGCGCGGGACAGGGCCAGCACCAGCTGACAGCGCACCTTGGGGTCGTCATGGGTTTGCGGGTCGGCCAATACTTCGAAGGCATAAGTCAGCAGGCCATCCCCCGCCAAAACCGCCGTCGCATGGTCA contains these protein-coding regions:
- a CDS encoding Hsp20 family protein yields the protein MSTRISLFSSPFLLGFDHLERSLERVAKASDGYPPYNIEQLSETRLRITLAVAGFSLDDLCVQAEDNQLIIRGKHPECPEDRVYLHRGIAARPFQRCFMLAEGILIAEATLDNGLLHIDLDRPIPQPKVTNVPIHKGPSTPLSKAIEEARRDKL
- a CDS encoding peroxiredoxin; this translates as MTIKIGDRIPSTILKCLTEDGLQDVRTEELFEGKTVLFGVPGAFTPTCSAKHLPGYIIKTDEFRAKGVRAIMCLSVNDPFVMQAWAKSAQADDKITMLADGNGTLTKALGLEMDGTPYGLGIRCQRFALVAQDGVVTQLAIEQPGGFEVSSAEAVLKLVG
- the rpsD gene encoding 30S ribosomal protein S4 — its product is MSKRLHSKYKIDRRQGANIWGRARSPVNKREYRPGQHTQRRGKPTDYGIQLMAKQRLKGYYGNIGEKQFRKIYQEAERLRGDTAELLLQLLERRLDAVIYRMKFVATVFAARQFVNHGHVRVNGRRVTVPSYRLREGDQIEISGKAKQFAFVMEALKSSERDVPAYIQVDGEKGKGSFVRAPAMDEVPYPVRMEPNLVIEFYSR
- a CDS encoding polyprenyl synthetase family protein, which produces MPSASNDLIQAMTDVADKVEDLLNQLLPQTEMTERPLFEAARYACLGGGKRLRPFLVMNAASLFGVAEPRALRAAAAVEMIHSYSLVHDDLPAMDNADLRRGKPTVWRAFDHATAVLAGDGLLTYAFEVLADPQTHDDPKVRCQLVLALSRAAGMNGMVGGQMVDLIAEKTTFDIGEVTRLQRMKTGEMIAVSCEAGAILGRASSPYEHALRAYAHDLGLAFQIADDLLDAEGSEEETGKSVQRDAAAGKATFVSILGIERAREQAHMLSQQAIEHLAIFDGRAKGLEQVASFVVERKN